One genomic segment of Nitrosopumilus sp. b3 includes these proteins:
- a CDS encoding lyase gives MKKPIYFVIGFAFLVIVTLSVTVFDESTKTQKDNDEHETEIVVTPAEKYSLDEREQHCGSSKAKTNQYIKEFEIPTPCTQPLSIIADPEGKIWFTQTNTGKIAMFDPESEEFTEYQNEMWSLNGASMMWGIAYTDDNEIWFTDDKYGAIWRFSIPDETYSKFEIKGKTKKAFPQKIALYNDNFVINDFTGNQMVVLNHEKLDEGQYTNSTLSIPEGFFTSQAVVDSEGNMWFVMWKYQKEIILVKTNSISQKVEQYTLPESIQAPNGVAIGPLGGIWIADTAGNSFYKFNPEDKKVIEFVTSKPSVLTYGNASGLIKTPITRPYWNAFDSDGKMWFNQQTGNRLAVFDPDSESLIEYDIPSKNPSWSDCGDLTDCGLSQSFGFAFKDKQVWFTEWVENNIGVLDTSITIPISLEIEKEIIAIKQGGQKEIFVTAIPQTNQNIDLVLSGNSNSELIKIKTNPEPTQISDRMVKIPILIIVDEKAHQGDYKILLSIQLQDVVVSSYVSVRII, from the coding sequence GTGAAAAAACCAATTTATTTTGTCATTGGATTTGCATTTTTAGTTATAGTGACACTATCAGTTACAGTATTTGATGAATCAACCAAAACTCAAAAAGACAATGATGAGCATGAAACAGAAATTGTAGTAACTCCTGCTGAGAAATATTCTCTAGATGAAAGAGAGCAACATTGTGGAAGCTCAAAAGCTAAAACAAATCAATATATCAAAGAATTTGAAATCCCAACTCCTTGTACTCAACCCCTTTCCATAATTGCCGACCCTGAAGGTAAAATATGGTTTACACAAACTAATACAGGAAAAATAGCAATGTTTGATCCTGAATCTGAAGAATTTACAGAGTATCAAAACGAAATGTGGTCGTTGAATGGTGCATCAATGATGTGGGGAATTGCATATACAGATGATAATGAGATTTGGTTTACAGATGACAAGTATGGAGCAATATGGAGATTTTCTATTCCAGATGAAACATATTCAAAGTTTGAAATTAAAGGTAAAACAAAAAAAGCATTTCCCCAAAAAATTGCTCTTTACAATGATAATTTTGTAATTAATGATTTCACAGGAAATCAAATGGTTGTTTTAAATCATGAAAAATTAGATGAGGGACAATATACAAATTCCACTCTTTCAATTCCAGAGGGGTTCTTCACAAGTCAGGCAGTTGTTGATAGCGAAGGAAATATGTGGTTTGTAATGTGGAAATATCAAAAAGAAATAATTCTTGTTAAAACAAATTCCATTTCACAAAAAGTAGAGCAATATACACTACCAGAGTCAATTCAAGCTCCAAATGGTGTTGCGATTGGACCATTAGGAGGAATTTGGATTGCAGATACTGCAGGAAATTCATTTTACAAGTTCAATCCAGAGGATAAAAAAGTGATAGAATTTGTCACATCAAAGCCATCAGTTTTGACTTATGGAAATGCCTCAGGACTAATCAAAACGCCAATTACTCGTCCATATTGGAATGCATTTGATTCAGACGGAAAAATGTGGTTTAATCAACAAACAGGGAACAGATTGGCAGTGTTTGATCCAGATTCTGAATCACTAATAGAATACGATATTCCATCAAAAAATCCTAGTTGGTCAGATTGCGGGGATTTAACTGACTGCGGTTTGTCTCAAAGTTTTGGGTTTGCCTTCAAAGATAAACAAGTTTGGTTTACAGAATGGGTAGAAAATAACATTGGGGTCTTAGACACTTCGATTACAATTCCGATTTCACTTGAGATAGAAAAGGAGATCATTGCAATTAAACAAGGAGGACAAAAAGAAATCTTTGTTACCGCTATACCTCAAACAAATCAGAATATTGATTTAGTTTTATCTGGAAATTCAAATTCTGAATTAATCAAAATCAAAACAAACCCAGAACCAACACAAATTTCAGACAGGATGGTGAAGATCCCAATTTTGATAATCGTTGACGAAAAAGCACATCAGGGAGATTATAAAATTCTGTTAAGTATACAACTACAAGACGTGGTAGTATCATCATATGTTTCAGTAAGGATCATCTGA
- a CDS encoding plastocyanin/azurin family copper-binding protein, with translation MSMFEKNYRAYAIHTLFFTSVVFLLVIGNGKYSHAEDYTISIPFGAFNPELNTPAEVWYDPPILSIHVGDSVTWVNDDREGHTVTSGDGAGRFEWMDTKELGEPDGIFDSQRFIPNESWTYTFDKAGTFNYFCIIHPWMSGVVNVQQTIPDYPHDAKGNKIETFPLIQFTPDKLIEFDLTWEPNIIKTFEKTTFVFQTYDALTNSNLDKMKYDMIITQNGKEIFQDSGITQVGGDYRNVIFETSGPIEIRFQNIVSGGTSGIDSAARESVTQSLFRTVVFSTIVYDNPEKFSATETMVQPAQRLDIYYELLVAIITVPALMLLGIVIYMKFKKPDIRSQGMSTPI, from the coding sequence ATGAGTATGTTTGAAAAAAACTATAGAGCATATGCCATACATACTCTTTTTTTTACCTCTGTAGTCTTTTTGTTAGTAATTGGTAATGGTAAATACTCTCACGCTGAAGACTATACAATTAGTATTCCGTTTGGAGCCTTTAATCCTGAACTAAATACGCCTGCAGAAGTCTGGTATGATCCTCCCATACTCTCTATTCATGTTGGTGACTCTGTAACCTGGGTAAATGATGATCGTGAGGGACACACAGTAACAAGTGGTGATGGTGCTGGTAGATTTGAGTGGATGGATACAAAGGAATTAGGAGAGCCAGATGGAATATTTGACAGTCAGCGGTTCATTCCAAATGAATCATGGACATATACATTTGATAAGGCAGGAACTTTCAATTATTTTTGCATAATCCATCCTTGGATGAGTGGCGTGGTAAATGTACAACAAACTATTCCTGATTACCCTCATGATGCAAAAGGCAATAAAATTGAAACTTTCCCATTAATTCAGTTCACTCCAGATAAGTTAATAGAATTTGATCTTACTTGGGAGCCAAACATTATCAAGACTTTTGAAAAAACAACATTTGTTTTTCAAACTTATGATGCGTTAACAAATTCCAATCTGGACAAGATGAAATATGACATGATAATTACCCAAAATGGTAAAGAGATATTTCAAGATTCAGGTATTACCCAAGTTGGCGGCGATTACAGAAATGTAATTTTTGAGACCTCTGGTCCTATAGAGATAAGATTTCAAAATATCGTAAGCGGTGGAACTTCAGGTATTGATAGTGCTGCAAGAGAATCTGTAACCCAATCTCTCTTTCGTACTGTTGTATTCTCTACAATAGTATATGACAATCCTGAAAAGTTTAGTGCAACCGAAACTATGGTACAACCTGCACAGAGATTAGATATCTATTATGAATTGCTAGTGGCAATAATAACAGTTCCTGCATTAATGCTATTGGGAATTGTCATTTACATGAAATTCAAAAAACCTGATATACGTTCACAGGGGATGTCCACCCCTATCTAG
- a CDS encoding integrase repeat-containing protein: MKFRSFKHARDYVQSLQLKNEREWILFCKSNKKPSDIPSVPRQYYTNEWKGLGDWLGTYTIAPQNKKFRTFKKARKFVQSLNLRTYYDWLDFCKSNKKPSDIPSVPRQYYTNEWKGFGDWLGTYTIAPQNKKFRSFKQARIFARKLKLKNHLEWVQYSKTPNFPVDIPSTPNRTYQNKGWIGWSDWLGTKKKSLQKNS; encoded by the coding sequence ATGAAATTCAGATCTTTCAAACATGCACGGGACTACGTACAAAGTTTACAATTAAAAAATGAACGAGAATGGATTTTATTTTGCAAATCAAACAAAAAACCTAGCGACATCCCTTCTGTACCAAGACAATATTATACAAATGAATGGAAAGGATTGGGAGATTGGTTAGGTACATACACTATAGCACCACAAAACAAAAAATTCCGAACTTTTAAAAAAGCAAGAAAATTTGTTCAATCACTTAATTTAAGAACTTATTATGACTGGTTAGATTTTTGCAAATCAAACAAAAAACCTAGCGACATACCTTCTGTGCCAAGACAATATTATACAAATGAATGGAAAGGATTTGGAGATTGGTTAGGTACATACACTATAGCACCACAAAACAAAAAATTCCGATCTTTTAAACAGGCTAGAATTTTTGCAAGGAAATTAAAATTGAAAAATCATCTTGAATGGGTTCAATATTCTAAAACCCCTAATTTTCCTGTAGACATTCCAAGCACTCCAAATAGAACCTATCAAAACAAAGGATGGATTGGATGGTCAGACTGGCTTGGAACTAAAAAGAAATCACTACAAAAAAATTCTTAA
- a CDS encoding helix-turn-helix domain-containing protein, with the protein MTLNHHSNAVCLCPLDGVIETIGKKWTLLLVNEIGNHGSLRYNDLLEELKGISPSTLASMLKELQKEDIISREAFNEIPPRVEYTLTKRGKELRTAIIPILKWATKKGNFKMHCNCSLLK; encoded by the coding sequence GTGACTTTGAATCATCATAGTAATGCAGTTTGTTTATGCCCACTTGATGGAGTAATTGAAACGATTGGTAAGAAATGGACTTTATTATTGGTAAATGAGATTGGTAATCATGGTTCTCTTAGATATAATGATCTTTTAGAAGAATTGAAAGGGATCAGTCCCTCAACTCTAGCGTCAATGCTAAAGGAACTTCAAAAAGAAGACATTATTTCACGAGAAGCATTTAATGAAATTCCTCCACGAGTAGAATATACTCTAACAAAGAGAGGAAAGGAATTACGTACAGCAATTATTCCTATACTAAAATGGGCTACAAAGAAAGGTAATTTCAAAATGCATTGTAATTGTAGTTTATTGAAATGA
- a CDS encoding winged helix-turn-helix transcriptional regulator, whose product MEPDDFLRDEYARLILKSTTTYKPVSEIHKETGIPLGTIYRRLELLKDAGLLQVAGYIENGVKVKTYHNKPRRYHVSNPRISRILEIIQKNPAISYRDIQKISGYPFGTLSNSLSNLEKDSKITVKRFTRRTHYFPSHIPSAEYPVLINLRKETAKKIIIFLAENKKGTYADFRKCTNRAPSTISITLTKLIEEKIIKRISDFTPYFILEEPQFVQNILAKISPSNTDKMKDRFADTFSYF is encoded by the coding sequence ATGGAACCTGATGATTTTCTTAGAGATGAGTATGCTAGATTAATTCTCAAATCAACAACTACCTACAAACCTGTCTCTGAGATACACAAAGAAACTGGAATACCTCTTGGTACAATTTATCGTAGACTAGAACTTCTCAAAGACGCTGGATTATTACAGGTTGCAGGATATATTGAAAATGGTGTTAAAGTGAAAACTTATCACAACAAACCTAGAAGATACCATGTTTCAAATCCTAGAATTTCACGAATTTTGGAAATTATTCAAAAAAACCCTGCTATTTCATATCGAGACATACAAAAAATATCTGGATATCCTTTTGGTACTTTATCTAATTCCTTGTCTAATCTAGAAAAAGACTCTAAAATTACTGTCAAACGTTTCACAAGAAGAACTCATTATTTTCCCTCACACATCCCATCTGCTGAATATCCTGTGTTAATTAATTTAAGAAAAGAAACAGCAAAGAAAATTATAATTTTTCTTGCAGAAAATAAAAAAGGTACGTATGCAGACTTTAGAAAATGCACAAACAGAGCTCCTTCTACGATTTCTATTACCCTAACTAAGTTAATTGAAGAAAAAATAATTAAAAGAATTTCTGATTTCACACCTTATTTTATTTTAGAAGAACCACAATTTGTACAGAATATCTTGGCCAAAATTTCTCCAAGTAATACTGATAAAATGAAAGATAGATTTGCAGATACCTTTTCTTATTTCTAG
- a CDS encoding cation diffusion facilitator family transporter yields the protein MIKIHSDVEKHLSIVFIIAVSLFVFEFVGGILSNSLALIADSFHVMLDFVAIGISLVAFRIAKKKHTSALTFGFHRAEIIAAFVNGISLVATSVFIIIEANKRIFEPPEIDTIILIIFASVGFVANIIMAKRLEKHSHSNLNVHGSYLHVLGDLLSSIGVIVGAVIMMLSNNFIVDVVVSIGIALVILRSGIILCKKCLHIFMEGTPEEIKVSDITKDLLNIEEIIEVHDLHIWTLTSNLFSMTVHIKIKQEALQQPDKILKKINHRMNEKFGIIHCTVQIESEHGLMDLDD from the coding sequence TTGATCAAAATACATTCAGATGTAGAAAAACATCTCAGTATTGTTTTTATCATAGCAGTATCATTATTTGTATTTGAATTTGTGGGAGGCATACTATCAAATAGCTTAGCCCTTATTGCTGATTCATTTCATGTAATGTTAGATTTTGTGGCGATAGGAATTTCATTAGTTGCTTTTAGAATAGCAAAAAAGAAACACACTTCAGCACTTACATTTGGATTTCACAGAGCCGAAATTATTGCAGCGTTTGTAAATGGAATTTCACTTGTTGCAACATCAGTATTTATTATAATTGAAGCCAACAAAAGAATTTTTGAACCACCAGAAATTGATACAATAATACTAATAATTTTTGCCAGTGTAGGTTTTGTTGCTAACATCATAATGGCTAAAAGACTTGAAAAACATAGTCATTCAAATCTAAATGTACATGGGTCTTATCTTCATGTATTAGGTGATCTTCTTTCTTCTATCGGAGTTATAGTTGGTGCAGTAATAATGATGTTATCTAATAACTTTATAGTTGACGTAGTTGTAAGTATTGGCATTGCATTAGTTATTTTACGTTCTGGAATAATATTGTGTAAAAAATGTCTTCATATTTTCATGGAAGGTACGCCAGAAGAGATCAAAGTATCAGACATAACAAAAGATCTTTTGAACATAGAAGAAATTATAGAAGTACATGATCTTCACATATGGACATTAACTTCGAATCTTTTTTCAATGACAGTTCACATAAAAATAAAACAAGAGGCATTACAGCAACCAGATAAAATCTTAAAAAAAATCAATCATCGAATGAATGAAAAATTTGGTATAATCCATTGTACAGTTCAAATAGAAAGTGAGCACGGATTAATGGATCTTGATGATTAA
- a CDS encoding YnfA family protein, whose protein sequence is MGEKSKNFFSSILLFVLAGLCEIGGGYLVWLWLREDFSWMLGAIGGFVLFLYGIVPTFQKTHFHRIYAAYGGVFIVMAILWGWLIAGVPPDTYDIIGTIIAVIGVAIIFYYPRKGEKV, encoded by the coding sequence ATGGGTGAGAAATCAAAGAATTTTTTCAGTTCAATTCTCTTGTTCGTTCTAGCTGGTCTTTGCGAGATTGGTGGAGGATACCTAGTCTGGCTTTGGTTGCGTGAGGATTTTAGTTGGATGTTAGGTGCAATTGGTGGTTTTGTGTTATTCTTGTACGGAATAGTTCCAACGTTTCAGAAAACCCACTTTCACAGAATCTACGCAGCTTATGGAGGAGTCTTTATTGTAATGGCAATTTTATGGGGATGGTTAATTGCAGGTGTACCACCAGATACCTATGACATTATTGGAACAATAATTGCAGTGATTGGGGTTGCAATAATTTTCTACTATCCAAGAAAGGGAGAGAAGGTTTGA
- a CDS encoding peptidase, which yields MIYSTPLTAIFLIVCLGFSVNLAFGHGLGGEMHPPTTIGDRDATLSIDISPSTFDPKDPENFITLKLFDSKTEAIIEHVTFILELKKDGERIFRYMFHDEFGNLNFRVISNDSENIDVKGVPEPLLGGWMKGNDQPLTLTGPIFTSGGLYEYKIEVLTVDSDTNILDVRVELEGAISLADVKSFKATDSKNQSHDVQIISYFDTIKNFDFNSNQMSFSMPFDWNQDLEQLSVVHEEIRVPNTFGEFLSTKYNSYANGILLHEDVVTIDDYSFDDRTVHMVINRELIKQIKDEATKKSDSQIDFRLETSDKVQFPLEFTTPDIRFKVFLSWEPEIIRAGEEVTFFVDFQELFSDKTKKLAEYDLTVIQNDSEIYKKRLTGNVNSDTPNSHTITFDSEHSGAANLFFSNIDGNSLSKGNFIIVIEPSSNLQEAKIFDSDIPTWIKNNASWWAEDSIDDETFVQGIQFLIKQNILQVPDTIRQESNSSDIPSWIKNNAGWWADGQIDDEAFVQGIQYLIKNGIIVRS from the coding sequence ATGATATATTCAACTCCACTTACAGCAATATTTCTAATTGTTTGTTTAGGATTTTCTGTAAATTTAGCATTTGGACATGGGTTGGGAGGAGAGATGCATCCTCCAACTACTATTGGAGATAGAGATGCAACACTTTCAATAGACATTTCTCCTTCTACATTTGATCCTAAAGATCCTGAGAATTTTATTACATTGAAATTATTTGATTCAAAAACTGAAGCAATAATCGAACATGTCACATTCATTTTGGAATTAAAAAAAGACGGAGAGAGAATTTTCAGATATATGTTCCATGATGAATTTGGAAATCTCAACTTTCGTGTTATTTCCAATGATTCAGAAAATATCGATGTAAAAGGAGTCCCAGAACCACTATTAGGAGGTTGGATGAAAGGAAATGACCAACCTCTTACTCTTACTGGACCTATTTTTACTTCGGGTGGCCTCTATGAGTATAAAATTGAGGTACTAACTGTTGATTCTGATACGAATATCTTAGATGTAAGAGTGGAATTGGAAGGTGCAATCAGTCTTGCAGATGTAAAATCCTTTAAAGCGACTGACTCTAAAAATCAGTCTCATGATGTGCAAATTATCTCATATTTTGATACAATAAAGAATTTTGATTTTAATTCAAACCAAATGAGCTTCTCAATGCCCTTTGATTGGAATCAAGACTTGGAACAACTAAGTGTGGTTCACGAAGAAATCAGAGTTCCAAACACCTTTGGAGAATTTCTATCTACAAAATACAATTCTTATGCTAATGGAATTTTACTGCATGAAGATGTTGTAACTATTGATGACTATTCATTTGATGATAGAACTGTTCACATGGTGATTAATCGTGAACTAATCAAACAGATTAAGGATGAGGCAACTAAAAAATCTGATTCTCAAATAGATTTCAGACTGGAGACAAGTGACAAAGTCCAGTTTCCATTAGAGTTTACAACTCCTGATATTAGATTCAAAGTATTCTTGTCTTGGGAACCTGAAATTATTAGAGCAGGTGAAGAAGTAACATTTTTTGTTGATTTTCAAGAATTATTCAGTGATAAAACTAAAAAACTTGCAGAATATGATCTTACAGTAATTCAAAACGACTCTGAAATTTATAAAAAGCGTCTTACTGGAAATGTAAATTCTGATACTCCTAACTCACATACTATAACATTTGATTCAGAACACTCTGGAGCTGCAAATCTGTTTTTTTCAAACATTGATGGTAATTCTCTCTCAAAGGGAAATTTTATCATAGTGATTGAACCTTCGTCAAACTTACAAGAAGCTAAAATCTTTGATTCTGACATTCCAACTTGGATTAAGAACAATGCCAGTTGGTGGGCTGAAGATTCCATTGATGATGAGACATTTGTTCAAGGAATACAATTTTTAATTAAACAAAACATCCTACAAGTTCCAGATACTATTCGACAAGAATCAAACTCTAGTGATATTCCTTCTTGGATTAAGAACAATGCTGGATGGTGGGCTGATGGACAAATAGATGATGAAGCATTTGTTCAAGGTATTCAATATTTGATCAAAAATGGAATTATTGTCAGAAGTTGA
- a CDS encoding YnfA family protein translates to MIEVASSLGIFFFAALLEIGGGYLVWKWLRVDRGIIFGVMGGLILFSYGIIMTFQPAEFGKVYATYGGIFVVSSIIWGYWIDKKRPDRFEIIGSVIVLIGVAIMFYWPR, encoded by the coding sequence TTGATCGAAGTAGCATCTAGTCTAGGTATTTTCTTTTTTGCAGCACTATTAGAGATTGGTGGAGGATATCTTGTTTGGAAATGGTTGAGAGTCGATAGAGGAATAATATTTGGAGTGATGGGGGGTTTGATTTTATTTTCATATGGTATTATCATGACATTTCAACCTGCTGAGTTTGGTAAAGTCTATGCAACGTATGGAGGAATCTTTGTTGTATCCTCAATTATTTGGGGATACTGGATTGACAAAAAAAGGCCAGACAGATTTGAAATTATAGGTTCTGTGATTGTCTTGATAGGGGTTGCAATCATGTTTTATTGGCCACGTTAA